One Bombina bombina isolate aBomBom1 chromosome 5, aBomBom1.pri, whole genome shotgun sequence DNA segment encodes these proteins:
- the LOC128660081 gene encoding zinc finger protein Xfin-like translates to MAKVEYFMSGVASLKDQQEGMDFASFIIVKIEDSEQMQVSPVYGSDYIKTEISEEKYHVCTHCGKNVSPHTTLSRPETVCKEQKPHLCTQCEDSVTETVYLKNKEFLTGGASSSNTESFEPIRYQSLLAKRSDCPGSFNQGSALAKHCSTHMSDGLFSCTVCSKTFTQNSDLVVHRQTHSGHVPEQTAIHHHSLTVVKIEDTEQTEVPTDCKTGSAQRSISREKQYICCLCGENFSYYDAFSRHQSVCKGQKPYQSPDCEKRFTSAPDVMKPEKNHTEDRLYPCMGCEKNFTDKSSLVSHQRSHTDDRPYKCSDCPKSFNQSSALTKHRRTHTGERPYSCTICVKRFIQNSDLVKHLRTHTGEKPYQCLLCEKRFAESSALIKHKRTHNAKQPFKCSWCNQSFKQNSDLLNHVRTHTDWESLQCPDPDEAVERKTDLLSSQKDMIQVADTPYTCAECRRTFKLWTSFIKHQQTHAREKPYQCSQCDKSFIQNSDLVKHVRTHTGERPYQCAECEKGFIQKSDLAKHLRTHTGERPFQCVHCKKCFTERSALAKHHRIHTGEKPYTCTECGKGFTQRSNLILHHRIHTGERPYKCTKCDRGFIQNSDLVKHQKVHTKWQVIDSNLLCNGPPYQCVECDRSFTQWSAFVKHGKLHKGDKILQCVECNKNFVQRSDLLKHQRSHTGEKPFKCVLCEKSFIQKSDLHKHWRTHTGERPYHCYQCNKSFTEKSALIKHHRTHTGERPYKCSVCEKGFIQNSALTKHMRSHTGEKPYACEHCGKCFIQSSDLVKHKRIHTGEKPYHCTECNKRFTEGSSLVKHRRTHTGEKPYRCQQCGKNFTQSSDLVKHIAIHTMKNPPTATAFHKIVMFNPETLSHSTVEGSGSFQCTECNKVFLKKPAFVKHLKTHSTEKRYPCSECNKSFFQTSDLVKHLRTHTGERPYHCLQCNKGFIQSSDLVKHQRTHTGERPYTCNECDRGFVQRSALTKHMRIHTGEKPYKCEQCGKSFIQNSDLVKHQRIHSGEKPYHCPECYKTFTEGSSLIKHSRIHSKVRPYPCNKCGKSFSQSSNLLKHVKSHVEEKVNITLGSTLDFVSGVEFHQDKPSLTNIPVSVPGTTDTCTGARIFKCLECGKSFGHRSVLIKHVRIHTGERPYKCTQCERNFIQKSDLVKHYRTHTGERPYKCGDCSRSFVEKSALSKHERIHRREELAPEEQRSYVANSQAPQLQITYWRESEDDPKNLIPKFQIIKQEDHYPVVRHFSPYSGFKGFYPSVLKHRRKVSKSQSHNCPYCNKCFTHRSVFLTHLRTHTGEQPYTCNECGKSFSQSSALVKHVRTHTGERPYRCPICEKGFIQNSDLGKHLRVHTGEKPHKCIVCEKCFKDRSAMVKHFRTHTGERPYKCIECGRGFVQKSDLVKHLRIHTGEKPYSCRICNRSFSTHSASARHERMCHQETPQQYSVYGSNLFYSSEFAWKEYSQLTDRPHMFLGENLSLITRMSVAT, encoded by the exons ATGGCAAAAGTTGAATATTTTATGTCAGGTGTTGCATCACTAAAGGATCAGCAGGAAGGTATGGATTTTGCTAGTTTTATAATAGTAAAGATAGAAGATTCAGAGCAGATGCAGGTTTCTCCTGTATATGGAAGTGACTATATAAAGACTGAGATCTCAGAGGAGAAGTATCATGTCTGTACGCACTGCGGAAAGAACGTAAGCCCCCACACTACTTTATCAAGACCTGAGACTGTGTGTAAGGAGCAGAAACCACATCTGTGTACTCAATGTGAAGACAGCGTCACTGAGACTGTGTATCTGAAGAACAAAGAATTCCTCACCGGAGGGGCATCTAGTAGCAACACTGAAAGCTTTGAGCCAATCCGCTACCAGAGTCTTCTTGCTAAGCGCTCAGACTGCCCCGGAAGTTTTAATCAGGGTTCAGCATTGGCTAAGCACTGCAGTACACACATGAGTGATGGGCTGTTTAGCTGCACTGTCTGCTCTAAAACCTTTACCCAGAACTCTGACCTGGTGGTGCATCGCCAAACTCATTCAG GTCACGTTCCGGAACAAACTGCTATCCATCATCATAGCTTAACAGTCGTGAAGATCGAAGATACAGAACAGACCGAGGTGCCTACTGACTGTAAGACGGGATCTGCACAGAGATCGATATCCAGGGAAAAGCAATATATTTGTTGCCTCTGTGGGGAAAACTTTAGTTATTATGATGCTTTTTCAAGACACCAAAGTGTTTGTAAGGGACAGAAACCTTATCAAAGTCCTGATTGTGAGAAAAGATTCACAAGTGCTCCTGATGTGATGAAACCCGAGAAGAACCACACTGAGGATAGACTGTATCCCTGCATGGGTTGTGAGAAAAACTTCACAGACAAGTCATCCCTTGTTAGCCACCAGAGGAGTCACACAGATGACCGGCCATACAAGTGCTCGGACTGTCCTAAAAGCTTTAATCAGAGTTCTGCTCTGACGAAGCACCGCAGGACACACACAGGTGAGAGACCTTATTCATGCACCATCTGTGTAAAAAGATTTATCCAGAACTCTGACCTGGTTAAACACCTACGTACTCACACAGGCGAGAAGCCCTATCAGTGTTTGTTGTGTGAGAAGAGATTTGCAGAAAGCTCTGCCTTGATTAAACACAAGCGGACGCACAATGCTAAACAACCTTTTAAATGCTCCTGGTGCAACCAAAGCTTTAAGCAGAATTCTGATCTCCTTAATCATGTGAGGACACACACTGACTGGGAATCATTGCAGTGTCCTGATCCAGATGAAGCGGTGGAAAGGAAAACAGACCTTCTTAGCTCTCAAAAGGACATGATACAAGTTGCTGACACCCCTTATACTTGTGCTGAATGCAGAAGAACCTTTAAACTTTGGACTTCCTTTATTAAACACCAGCAAACACACGCCAGGGAAAAGCCCTACCAATGCTCACAATGTGACAAAAGCTTTATTCAGAACTCTGATTTGGTTAAGCATGTGAGGACGCACACTGGAGAGAGGCCATATCAATGTGCAGAGTGTGAAAAAGGATTTATTCAAAAATCTGACCTTGCAAAGCACTTAAGGACGCATACAGGCGAGCGGCCTTTTCAGTGTGTTCACTGCAAAAAATGTTTCACAGAAAGGTCAGCGTTGGCCAAGCACCATAGGATTCATACTGGTGAAAAGCCAtacacgtgtacagagtgtgggaaaggtTTTACTCAGAGGTCAAACCTTATATTACACCATAGAATTCACACTGGTGAAAGGCCCTATAAATGTACAAAATGTGATCGTGGATTTATTCAGAACTCAGATCTGGTAAAGCATCAGAAAGTTCACACAAAATGGCAGGTTATTGACTCAAATCTTTTATGTAATGGCCCCCCTTATCAGTGTGTAGAGTGTGATCGAAGTTTCACCCAATGGTCTGCTTTTGTAAAACATGGCAAGCTACACAAAGGAGACAAAATACTTCAGTGTGTAGAGTGCAACAAAAACTTTGTTCAAAGATCAGATCTCTTAAAGCATCAACGTTCCCATACTGGAGAAAAGCCTTTTAAGTGTGTGTTATGTGAGAAGAGTTTTATACAGAAGTCTGACCTCCACAAGCATTGGAGGACACACACTGGAGAAAGACCTTATCATTGTTATCAGTGTaacaaaagttttacagaaaaatcTGCCTTAATTAAACATCATAGGACACACACGGGCGAGAGACCATACAAATGCAGTGTCTGTGAGAAAGGCTTCATTCAGAACTCTGCTCTGACCAAACACATGAGGAGCCACACTGGAGAAAAGCCGTATGCTTGTGAACATTGTGGGAAGTGTTTTATTCAGAGCTCCGATCTGGTAAAACACAAGAGAATTCATACTGGGGAAAAACCTTATCACTGCACAGAATGTAACAAAAGGTTCACTGAAGGGTCATCACTAGTGAAACATCGGAGAACCCACACTGGGGAGAAACCATATAGATGCCAGCAGTGTGGTAAGAACTTCACCCAAAGTTCAGACCTTGTCAAACATATTGCGATTCACACTATGAAAAACCCACCCACAGCAACTGCCTTCCACAAAATAGTTATGTTTAACCCGGAAACACTGAGCCATTCTACAGTGGAGGGGAGTGGTTCATTTCAATGCACAGAATGTAATAAAGTCTTTCTTAAGAAGCCAGCTTTTGTAAAGCACCTTAAAACTCATTCTACAGAGAAACGCTATCCATGCAGTGAATGTAATAAAAGTTTCTTTCAGACCTCCGACCTAGTAAAACACCTGAGGACGCACACAGGTGAGCGCCCTTATCATTGTTTACAGTGCAACAAAGGTTTCATCCAGAGCTCTGACCTTGTAAAGCATCAAAGAACTCACACTGGTGAGAGACCGTACACTTGCAATGAATGTGACAGAGGTTTTGTGCAGAGATCAGCCTTGACCAAGCATATGAGGATTCACACTGGAGAAAAGCCTTATAAATGCGAGCAGTGTGGGAAATCTTTCATTCAGAATTCGGATCTGGTGAAGCACCAGAGGATCCACTCTGGAGAGAAACCTTACCACTGTCCAGAGTGTTACAAGACCTTCACTGAGGGATCATCTTTAATCAAACACAGCAGAATTCACAGTAAAGTGAGGCCCTACCCATGTAAtaaatgtggaaaaagttttagcCAAAGCTCCAACCTTCTTAAACATGTAAAAAGCCATGTGGAAGAAAAGGTAAATATTACTCTTGGATCAACACTGGACTTTGTCTCAGGTGTTGAATTTCATCAGGACAAGCCAAGTTTGACAAATATTCCTGTGAGTGTCCCTGGAACGACGGACACTTGTACTGGAGCAAGAATATTTAAATGCCTTGAGTGTGGGAAAAGCTTTGGTCATAGATCAGTATTGATTAAACATGTGCGTATTCACACTGGGGAAAGGCCGTACAAGTGTACCCAATGTGAAAGAAACTTCATCCAGAAATCCGATCTGGTTAAACATTACCGTACTCACACTGGGGAGAGACCATATAAATGTGGTGATTGCAGTAGAAGCTTTGTTGAAAAGTCGGCTCTTTCTAAGCATGAAAGAATCCACAGAAGAGAGGAACTTGCTCCTGAAGAACAAAGAAGCTATGTAGCCAATTCTCAAGCTCCTCAACTCCAAATCACCTACTGGCGTGAATCCGAAGATGATCCTAAGAATCTGATACCAAAGTTTCAGATTATAAAACAAGAAGATCATTACCCTGTTGTCAGACATTTTAGTCCATATAGTGGTTTCAAAGGTTTTTATCCTTCTGTGCTTAAACATAGGCGAAAGGTCTCCAAGTCCCAATCACATAATTGTccatattgcaacaaatgttttaCGCACCGGTCTGTTTTCTTAACGCACCTCAGGACACACACAGGAGAGCAGCCCTACACATGCAATGAGTGTGGGAAGAGCTTTAGTCAAAGTTCTGCTCTTGTAAAGCATGTGAGGACGCACACTGGTGAGAGACCATATCGGTGTCCTATATGTGAGAAAGGTTTCATCCAGAACTCTGACCTTGGCAAACACCTGAGGGTTCACACAGGAGAGAAGCCTCACAAGTGCATTGTATGCGAAAAATGTTTCAAAGACCGCTCAGCAATGGTCAAGCATTTTAGAACCCATACTGGGGAAAGACCATATAAATGTATAGAGTGTGGACGAGGGTTTGTACAAAAATCTGACCTGGTGAAGCACTTGCGAATCCATACAGGGGAGAAGCCTTACTCTTGTCGTATATGCAACCGTAGCTTCAGTACTCACTCTGCTTCCGCTAGACATGAGCGTATGTGCCATCAGGAGACGCCCCAACAATATTCAGTCTATGGTAGTAATTTGTTTTATAGCTCAGAATTTGCTTGGAAAGAATATTCTCAGCTTACTGACAGACCTCACATGTTTCTTGGGGAAAACTTAAGTTTGATCACAAGAATGTCAGTGGCCACATAG